Proteins found in one Gammaproteobacteria bacterium genomic segment:
- a CDS encoding response regulator: protein MADHVVGEQSLQIIDYCRKLVDEKKESLSVGEIEYFSLELKCVSGALSMLSNRATALLAKEIGEVLSVVVNKQGLDKSTLLISISNALSDLKTAVCSEARFCPPLREGTLQQETLSAAASYRLLSVINILRADRGEQAVSANEIYTIDLGVVPVNQNLNASTDKFVVVAKNKAHQFQAALLAWYQDCQNLNSINILVAIADNLRLAAVERPHIQFFEVMAALIDSQRGCSQVGQSVRLLLAHVERYIRQLAGADTAYVPTALTKDALHHIAANCYQHSERVISILGRYGLRDRRSGHGREIDSSEDTVGRAIGAPPSDPELLVIKGDSTRQALLECRRELALMERSLELWLADKSNADVLVSAYDTCYRVMRCFELIGLDRQAKICLQAQHYLVELQGSQACDNQEILDNDHYMVFAEAIAALAYFLDEATQMNAAMSLNVDELLQLAETRLAELGIDQAELALIDSSPSSEVSDQVDDRAEPITVNEFIDKGIITDDSAQITGDITAGVVDSAIDRDIINNFIHEASSLLAELNTQMETWRGSDERSTPMLALQRLLHTLKGSSHLAGYYDIGYLCHGLESMLASIQAGVLPASSSLMESFQQSIASMSRMLTIQPQPGKFFQGVSPPDQSQTEIPDQFALDVMVHTQDNNNHLQRLLQLNAEQLVGQAQLFNDVAKAMVVVAELDATIHRLSAELDDTGEGYNAMASGQDAPLKGALFSTPSRGILEGAPGVQKVRLAEAVSDLRLATNQVLGHVGNIETRIDTISDATGLMRQTLVDTRMVGLDINASAYQRLVEQTAMQLEKNVVLVIDDCAIKFDRTVLSCVSAALGHLLRNAVDHGVESEALRVNASKPARASILIACTVNARGIAVTITDDGAGIDTRALWRCALAKKLIDQDADFSEEKALELLFNPAISTKPLVTQVSGRGVGLNAVKTTIEQLSGTLSVVSELGKGSCFTLNLPYSAALIPATIVTVAGRRFALPGRIDSIAINKEQPEQALTVAEKTYACVTLEDLFMISPQGYTAPRGSVLSPLAPQGHVEGEHVEARPSSGQSRALLFDDENAQFALIVDTVEGNENIIIDPAGSQLSQAAYLAGIGLLEEGVLVPVLNPDFFLRLVSQSHVRRDGENATQSLFGRCKVSAAKRILVVDDSLTTRRYCEKLLHNHGYRVVVAKTAEEALAIANEVHIDLLLTDLQLPQMDGFQLIDSLRQQPQYDALPVVLISASDRDEEQVQRHGIAAWLNKPYRDQELYDVIKHLTDK from the coding sequence AGTATGCTCCGAGGCTCGGTTTTGCCCCCCCTTGAGAGAGGGCACGTTGCAGCAAGAGACATTGAGTGCCGCTGCTAGTTATCGCCTTTTGTCAGTGATCAATATATTGCGGGCAGACCGAGGCGAGCAGGCGGTCTCTGCCAATGAAATTTATACTATTGACCTTGGGGTGGTGCCAGTAAACCAAAACCTCAATGCAAGCACCGATAAATTTGTGGTGGTAGCTAAGAACAAGGCGCATCAATTTCAAGCGGCGTTGCTAGCCTGGTATCAAGATTGCCAAAACCTGAATTCAATTAACATCTTGGTAGCGATCGCTGATAACTTAAGGCTTGCTGCAGTCGAACGTCCCCATATTCAATTTTTTGAAGTGATGGCTGCGCTAATCGATTCACAACGTGGTTGTTCCCAGGTGGGTCAATCTGTACGGCTATTATTAGCGCATGTCGAACGTTATATACGCCAGTTAGCTGGTGCAGATACAGCTTATGTGCCAACGGCGCTTACTAAAGATGCGCTACATCACATTGCGGCTAATTGCTATCAGCATAGTGAGCGTGTAATAAGCATTTTAGGCCGCTATGGTTTACGCGATCGTCGCAGCGGTCATGGCCGCGAAATTGACAGTAGTGAAGATACTGTAGGTCGGGCAATTGGTGCACCTCCAAGTGATCCTGAGCTATTAGTTATTAAAGGTGATTCAACACGCCAAGCGCTGCTTGAATGTCGCCGTGAATTGGCGCTGATGGAACGCTCATTAGAGTTGTGGTTGGCTGACAAATCTAATGCTGACGTGTTGGTTAGCGCCTACGATACATGTTACCGCGTTATGCGTTGTTTTGAATTGATTGGCCTGGACAGGCAGGCAAAGATTTGTTTGCAGGCGCAACATTACCTGGTTGAATTGCAAGGGTCGCAAGCTTGTGATAATCAAGAAATTCTTGATAACGATCATTACATGGTGTTTGCTGAAGCGATTGCCGCTTTGGCGTATTTTTTGGATGAAGCAACACAGATGAATGCTGCAATGTCGCTTAATGTTGATGAGTTATTGCAATTAGCTGAGACACGGCTTGCTGAATTAGGCATTGATCAAGCTGAATTAGCGCTAATAGACTCTTCACCGTCTAGCGAGGTAAGTGACCAAGTAGATGATAGGGCTGAGCCGATTACGGTGAATGAGTTTATTGATAAAGGCATTATCACTGATGATAGCGCCCAGATAACGGGCGACATAACAGCCGGGGTCGTAGATAGTGCTATAGATCGTGACATCATTAATAATTTTATCCATGAGGCGTCGAGCTTGCTGGCTGAGCTTAATACGCAAATGGAAACATGGCGTGGTAGTGATGAGCGGAGCACGCCTATGCTGGCGTTACAGCGTTTATTGCATACTCTAAAGGGTAGCTCACACCTTGCAGGGTATTATGATATAGGTTACTTATGCCATGGCTTAGAATCGATGTTAGCTTCGATACAAGCTGGGGTATTGCCAGCATCAAGTTCCCTGATGGAGTCGTTTCAGCAATCAATCGCGAGCATGTCACGCATGCTTACGATTCAGCCTCAGCCAGGCAAGTTTTTTCAGGGTGTCTCCCCGCCCGATCAAAGCCAGACTGAAATACCAGATCAGTTTGCACTGGATGTCATGGTTCACACGCAGGACAATAACAATCATTTGCAGCGATTGTTGCAGCTTAATGCTGAGCAATTAGTTGGCCAAGCGCAGTTGTTTAATGATGTTGCTAAGGCCATGGTGGTTGTGGCAGAGCTCGACGCGACGATTCATCGCTTATCTGCTGAGCTTGATGACACGGGAGAGGGGTATAACGCGATGGCATCAGGACAAGATGCACCCCTCAAGGGGGCTCTTTTTAGTACCCCCTCGAGGGGTATATTGGAAGGAGCTCCTGGAGTGCAAAAAGTACGTTTGGCTGAAGCCGTCAGTGATCTACGCTTGGCCACGAATCAAGTGCTAGGTCATGTTGGTAATATTGAAACGCGCATTGATACCATTTCAGATGCAACAGGATTAATGCGCCAGACGTTGGTAGATACACGGATGGTTGGTCTGGATATTAACGCGAGCGCTTATCAACGCCTTGTTGAGCAGACCGCGATGCAGCTTGAAAAGAACGTTGTATTAGTCATTGATGATTGCGCTATAAAGTTTGATCGCACTGTCTTAAGTTGTGTTTCTGCGGCGCTTGGCCATTTGCTGCGTAATGCAGTTGATCATGGCGTCGAGTCAGAAGCGTTACGAGTGAATGCAAGCAAGCCTGCAAGGGCATCGATTCTTATTGCTTGCACAGTGAATGCACGAGGTATTGCAGTCACGATAACGGATGATGGTGCGGGCATTGATACGCGCGCGCTTTGGCGCTGCGCTTTGGCTAAAAAGCTGATTGATCAAGACGCAGACTTTAGTGAAGAAAAAGCGCTTGAGTTACTATTTAATCCAGCCATTTCAACTAAACCGCTGGTAACACAAGTGTCTGGACGTGGTGTCGGTCTCAATGCCGTTAAAACCACAATAGAGCAGTTGAGTGGAACCCTTTCAGTCGTTAGCGAATTGGGCAAAGGAAGCTGTTTTACACTTAATTTACCGTATTCTGCGGCTTTGATTCCTGCAACAATCGTAACGGTTGCAGGCCGACGATTTGCTTTGCCTGGGCGGATCGATTCAATCGCCATTAATAAAGAGCAACCCGAACAAGCGTTAACAGTTGCTGAAAAAACCTATGCATGTGTCACGCTTGAGGATCTATTTATGATTAGTCCTCAGGGATACACTGCACCCCGAGGCTCGGTTTTGTCCCCCCTTGCACCCCAAGGGCACGTAGAGGGGGAGCACGTTGAAGCACGGCCATCTAGTGGTCAGTCAAGGGCGTTGTTGTTTGATGATGAAAATGCTCAGTTTGCTTTGATTGTCGATACGGTTGAAGGTAATGAGAATATTATCATTGACCCTGCTGGCTCGCAGTTATCCCAAGCGGCTTACCTGGCGGGTATCGGTTTGCTTGAAGAGGGCGTCTTGGTGCCGGTACTTAATCCTGATTTTTTTCTGCGCCTTGTCTCTCAATCGCATGTTAGGCGCGATGGTGAAAACGCCACGCAGTCGCTATTTGGTCGGTGCAAAGTATCAGCAGCGAAAAGGATATTAGTGGTTGATGATTCGCTTACTACGCGCCGTTATTGTGAAAAATTATTACATAATCACGGCTACCGTGTCGTTGTGGCAAAAACCGCAGAAGAGGCATTAGCTATTGCTAATGAGGTGCATATTGATTTATTGCTGACGGACCTGCAATTGCCACAGATGGATGGATTTCAGCTGATTGATAGTTTGCGACAACAACCACAATACGATGCTTTACCAGTTGTGCTTATCAGTGCTAGCGACCGTGATGAGGAGCAAGTACAACGTCATGGTATTGCCGCTTGGTTGAACAAGCCGTATCGAGATCAAGAACTTTATGATGTAATTAAGCATCTGACAGATAAGTAG